A single region of the Salvia splendens isolate huo1 chromosome 18, SspV2, whole genome shotgun sequence genome encodes:
- the LOC121776434 gene encoding LEAF RUST 10 DISEASE-RESISTANCE LOCUS RECEPTOR-LIKE PROTEIN KINASE-like 2.4, translating into MKGGFLPLILVVLFGIPSCVVSQFETCRQPFRCGVDIPYPFYGADRPVSCGAEGYEIICRDNIPLINISSLLYRVLEINNLTRTLRVARDDLWNDPCGQTQQPLNTTLDTTLFSLDEPSNDQNISLLYGCTVLPSQARLPNLFDCSGRAAFFFTTPVLISSFTCTGSEVTVWVNQSAATSLESNLSPDSSAQLLRTSIQGGFSIQWSADNQNCQRCLDSDGACGSDGSSSFVCHCVNNTSVPSTCSIGRRPEFLGGR; encoded by the exons ATGAAAGGAGGATTTCTCCCCCTAATCCTCGTTGTGCTGTTCGGAATCCCAAGCTGCGTCGTGAGTCAGTTCGAAACCTGCAGGCAGCCATTCCGATGTGGAGTGGATATACCCTATCCATTCTACGGCGCAGACCGGCCTGTGTCGTGCGGCGCTGAGGGATATGAGATAATCTGCAGAGACAATATTCCCCTCATAAACATCTCATCACTACTCTACCGCGTCCTTGAAATCAACAACCTGACGCGCACTCTCAGGGTGGCGCGAGACGACCTATGGAACGACCCTTGTGGTCAGACTCAGCAACCCCTTAACACAACATTAGATACCACCCTTTTTAGTTTGGATGAGCCCTCTAATGATCAGAATATCTCTCTGCTCTATGGCTGCACTGTCCTTCCGTCACAAGCCCGACTGCCCAATCTGTTTGACTGCAGTGGCAGAGCGGCTTTCTTCTTCACAACACCTGTACTGATAAGTAGTTTCACATGCACCGGCTCTGAAGTTACTGTTTGGGTAAATCAATCTGCAGCCACGagcttggaatcaaatctaTCACCCGATTCATCGGCCCAACTATTGCGAACATCTATTCAAGGTGGATTCTCCATCCAGTGGTCAGCGGATAACCAGAACTGCCAGAGGTGCTTAGATTCCGATGGAGCTTGCGGCTCTGATGGATCGAGCTCGTTTGTTTGCCACTGTGTTAATAATACCTCAGTTCCATCAACTTGCTCAATCG GACGACGACCGGAGTTCCTCGGAGGACGGTAG